The sequence GGAAGACGTTCTTGCCCGCCCGCCACAAGGACTGATGCAAGTGCCCGCTCGACCCGGGCAAGTTCGGATTCCACTTGGCCATGAACGTCACGGATAGACCGTGTCGGTGCGCGATCTGTTTGACTGCGGTCTTGAACAACGCGGCCTTGTCTGCGGCACGCAGCACTTCGTCATGCAGGATCGCCGCTTCGTAGACTCCGGGCCCGGTCTCCGTGTGCAGGCCCTCCAGGGGAATGTCGTAGGCGGCCAACTCGTGCATCAGATCGCGCATCAGCTCGGCGTCTTGCCCCGCGCGCAGCCATGAATAGCCGAACATGCCAGGATCCAGCGGAGTGAGCTGGCGGAAGCCCTTGTCGTGCAGGGACTGGCGCGTCTCGCGGAAGAAGAAGAACTCGAACTCTGCGGAGAACCGCGGGCGATAGCCCTGGGAGTCCGCTCTCGCGGTCACCCTCTTGAGCAACGACCGTGGACACGCGGGATGGGGCCCGCCGTCGCGAGTCTGGAAATCTGCCAAGTAGGCCACGACCCCTGGCTCCCACGGCAGCATGCGTCGCGTCGTTGGATCCAAGGTGGCGTGGGCATCCGGGTAGCCCGTGTGCCAACCGGTCACCTTGGAGTTGTCGTAGAGCACGTCGCCGATGTCCCAGCCGAACACCACGTCGCAAAACCCAAAGCCCTTGTCGAGCGCGGCGGCGAGCTTGTCCAAGCTGATGTATTTGCCGCGAAGCACTCCATCGATGTCGAAGCCCCCGACTTTGGCGCGCGTCACACCGGCGCGCGCCAACTCCGTCAGTAGCGTCGAGGCCTTGCTCGCCTTGCTTCGTGTCGCCGCCTTCTTGCGCCCAGCCATGCCCGTGGCATAGCCAAGGGTGGCCGCGACAGCAATCCGTCTCAGGCGTCGAACAGCTCGTGCAGCCGTTGGGCGATCACGTCGATGGAATACGGCTTGGGCACGTAGCCCACGACCAGGGGATGGCGCCGAAGGGCTTCCGGGACGTCGTCTTCCGCCAACCCGCTGGTGAGCAGAACGCGCACGTCCTCGGCGTGCTCTTGGAGAAAGTCCAAGAGATCGGCGCTGGACTCCCCTGGCAAGTTGACGTCGAGCACCATGGCTTGCACAGCCTCGGTCACGATCCGCTTGCGCGCCGACGAGGCATCCGTTGCCGACGAGGTCTCGAACCCGTGGGACTCGAGTAGCTGCGCGCTCAGCGTGGCCAAACGCGCTTCGTCATCGCAAATCAAAACGTGCACGGGCCCGAGCGCTGGTGAGCGACGGGAATGGTGCTGCAACGGAGGACGCGCTACGAACGTCAATGACCCCTCTCCTGAAGCCAAGGCTACTCTAGATCGCCGACGCCTACCACTGCCGAACGCTGGCGGGCCACTAGTGGCGGAAATGCCGTGTCATCGCCAGGCCCAGAGCCGCCAAGCCCGACAACATCAAGAAACCGGCGAGCCAGGTGGCCCGCACCGGGCCCAGGGTCAGTACCTCCCCCGAGGAGCCCGCGTAGGTTTGGTCCACGATGGTGAGGATGATGCTGGCGCACAGCAGCACGATACCCGGTGCCAGCCGCCGCGCGAGGGACGGTTCGGGATCCGCTAGCACGGGTTCGGGTCGCGACCAGCGCGGGGACTCCGAGGTTCCCGGCGCCGAAGGCGGCGCCCACTGGGGCGAGCTGAGCGGGTCTTCGCGCCGTGGGTCGGCGCCGACCGCGCCGGCAGTCAGCGGGTGCTCGCCGCTACCAACCCGCATGCGACCCGAAGCTGGCGCCTGCTCCAGATCGAACTCCAAAGAATCATGCACTGCAACGTGATTGGCTCCGCTGGAACGCCGTACCGGCCCGGGCTCACTCGGGCGGGACCAGTTGGGAGCGCTAGCTGGCGAACGCTGCGCCGGTCGCTCGCCCGGCGCTAGGTCGAGCGCGAGGTCCATCGCCGGCATCTCGTCGTCCAAGTCCAGCTCGCCCACGACAGGAGGCATGGCGGGCCCCGACGCGACGCGAGGCCGACTCACGGGCGGAGCGTCCCCAAGAACGAGTTCCGGAACGGCGGCGGAGGTGGGCAGTCGAGGAGCTGCAATGTCGCCGTCAGCGGCCAGCGTCTCTGCCTCGCGGCGCGGAGCCGGTTGGCTCGGCGGCCTCGAAGAAAAGCGCACCGCCGCCTCCAAATGCTCTTCGGTCGGCACATGACCTGCCTCGGCGCGAGCATCACGTCCCCGCAGATTGAACTCGTCGGCGCCGTCACCGCGCACCCCGACGGCGGCGCACAGCGCATTCCAGAACTTCCCGGCGTCGGGGTAGCGATCT is a genomic window of Polyangiaceae bacterium containing:
- a CDS encoding glutamine synthetase family protein, which translates into the protein MAGRKKAATRSKASKASTLLTELARAGVTRAKVGGFDIDGVLRGKYISLDKLAAALDKGFGFCDVVFGWDIGDVLYDNSKVTGWHTGYPDAHATLDPTTRRMLPWEPGVVAYLADFQTRDGGPHPACPRSLLKRVTARADSQGYRPRFSAEFEFFFFRETRQSLHDKGFRQLTPLDPGMFGYSWLRAGQDAELMRDLMHELAAYDIPLEGLHTETGPGVYEAAILHDEVLRAADKAALFKTAVKQIAHRHGLSVTFMAKWNPNLPGSSGHLHQSLWRAGKNVFHDGKRGMSKTMRHYIGGQMALMRELTVMYSPTINSYKRYVPGVWAPLVASWGVDNRTCAIRVIDLDSASGARVEYRQTAADINPYVAMAACLGAGLWGIERKLEPPAASEGDAGSDGPQRLPTSLAEATRVFEQSKAARELFGAEFVDHYARTRDWEVRCYERAVTDWELSRYFESI
- a CDS encoding response regulator; its protein translation is MHVLICDDEARLATLSAQLLESHGFETSSATDASSARKRIVTEAVQAMVLDVNLPGESSADLLDFLQEHAEDVRVLLTSGLAEDDVPEALRRHPLVVGYVPKPYSIDVIAQRLHELFDA
- a CDS encoding protein kinase; the protein is MTAQDVFGIVGKVIAGTYQVECVVAEGGFGVVYRAYHGGFRAPVALKCLKTPHKLSAAHQAEFLEQFRAEAELLFRLSASIPTVVRPLHVDAVTLDSGLFVPFMALEWLEGETLEAIMEHRRDNGLPPVSLRKLIRMLTPVARALERAHNFMGPDGPISVVHRDLKPENIFVARVAGEEVVKILDFGIGKAKSVASQVVGRESQTQSALSSFTPAYGAPEQWVPKRYGQTGPWTDVWGLALTMVELSVGRTVIDGDHAAMMGTALDANRRPTPRNEGLEVSDEVELVFRRALAVDPRDRYPDAGKFWNALCAAVGVRGDGADEFNLRGRDARAEAGHVPTEEHLEAAVRFSSRPPSQPAPRREAETLAADGDIAAPRLPTSAAVPELVLGDAPPVSRPRVASGPAMPPVVGELDLDDEMPAMDLALDLAPGERPAQRSPASAPNWSRPSEPGPVRRSSGANHVAVHDSLEFDLEQAPASGRMRVGSGEHPLTAGAVGADPRREDPLSSPQWAPPSAPGTSESPRWSRPEPVLADPEPSLARRLAPGIVLLCASIILTIVDQTYAGSSGEVLTLGPVRATWLAGFLMLSGLAALGLAMTRHFRH